The Rhizobium rosettiformans genomic sequence CGGCAAGATCGTCTACGTCAAGTAAGACATCGGTCACCGCATGAAAACGCCCTGGATCCGCAAGGCTCCAGGGCGTCTTTGCGTGGAGAGTTGAACAGGATGCTCTCCGCCCGGCTGCGAAATTGGGGGTGACGCGGTGCCGGTTCAAAATGCATGAACCAGGGCATTGCCCCGTTGAAGTGACAGATGTCACACCCGGCACACCAATCCGAGTTGCCCCCAAAACTGGTCTGTCAGTTCGGCTTGCCAGAAGTCCAGACGACCGTCTGGTTGAACAGCGGCACCGTCGAGATCGCCATCTTGGCCGACCCTTCGACAACCTGTCGTGAATGGGCGAGATAGATCAGAGTATCGTTCTTCTTGTCGTAGATGCGATTGACGACGAGCGACTTCCAGATGATCGACAGCCCTTCCCGGAAGACCTCTTCGCCATCGTCCGATAGATCGATGTCGCCGATTTCGATCGGTCCTGTCTGGCGGCAGGCAATCGAGTTGTTGGAGGGATCCTCGAACCAGTTGCCTTTGGACAGGCGATCAATGATCGAGCGATCGAAATAGGTGACGTGGCAGGTAATGCCCTTCACTTCCGGATCGGTCATCGCTTCGATCACGATGTCATTGCCGACCCAGTCCACGCCGACCTTGCCGACGACTTCGGACGATGCAGGGGTCGCCGTCGAGGCGAGAATGACGGCAGCAGCAGTGGCTTTGCGGATCGACATCGAGTTCACTCCTTCGTGATATCCCTGAAGATAGGATGCCCGGTCACGCTTGCAAGGCGAGCGCCTTCTTCTTCGGCTTGCGGGCAAAGGAGCAGGCATCATAGCCCTGCCGGTGCAGTCGGCCCGGATTGAGCCCGAGCTTCAGGGCGAGATCAAAGAGGTCTTCGACCTCGGCCTCAAGAGCCATGGCAAGGCAGGCTTCGGCGCAAATGCGCGCATCTTCGGCGGCATTGTGGTGCTGGAAGCTGAAGCCGAGATGCGCGGCCAGCACGTTCAGCCGATGCGATCCGAGATCCGGCCAGTGACGTTGCGCGAGCTTCACGCTGCACAGGTAGGACAGCTCCGGATACTCCAGTCCCGAAAAATCGAGGCAGGCCCTGAGCACCGAAAAATCGAAGGAGGCATTGTGCGCGATCATCCGCGCCCCCTCGAAATCGGCGGCGAATTCGAGCATGACGTCGGCAAACTCCGGGGCATGGGCAGTGTGCTCGGGCCGGATGCCGTGAATGGCGATGTTGAACGGCGAGTAGCGGTTCTCCGGTGGCCGGATCAGGCGCTCCTCGACACGCACGACACGGCCGTTCTCGATGAAGGCGAGGCCGATGGAGCAGGCACTCGCGCGCGCCTCGGTCGCGGTCTCGAAGTCGATGGCAATCGTCTTGCCGGAAAATGGAGAGATGGACATGTCAAAGCCTTAAAAGCTGCAGCGGATTCGGACAAGGGTGCAGGCGTCGGACTTGACCGACGCCTGCACCCTCTCCATCATGAGCCCATGCCTGCAGTTCACTCGACCACCGCCATGACCCTACATGCGACCACCCTTAACAAGGGTGTCCGGGTCAGGTCGCGTCTGTAGCACCGATTTATCCCGAACGCCCTGCGGTTGAGCAGGCGTCCGGTTCGCTCTCCCGCCGATCACATGGAGAGCAAGCATGACGCAGTCACACCCTCACCCCTCGCGACACGATCGAGCCTGGCCCAAAGGCCTGACGATCCGTGCGCGATCCCTGACAGACGCTGCAGCAATCGCCGACCTGCACAACCTGCCTGGCTACCGCTGGGGCACCATGCGCCTCCCCTATCACAGCGTCGAGGAAATCAGGCGCGGGATAGAACAGCAGCCCGCCGATGTCCGAAGCCTCGTGGCCGTGCTCGACGGAATGGTGGTCGGCGATATCGCCTTGTTGCCCGCCAAAGGCAGGCGTGCCCATGTCGCCACGCTCGGCATGGGCGTCCATGACAACTATACCCGCCGTGGGATCGGACGCGCGCTCCTCGGCGAAGCGATCGGGATCGCGGATGACTGGCTCAACCTGCGACGCCTTGAATTGACCGTTTACGCGGACAATCATGCAGCCATTGCCCTCTATGAAAGCTTCGGCTTCACCGTGGAGGGGCGGATGGCGGACTATGCCTTTCGGGGCGGAACCTATGTCGAAGCTTTGGCCATGGCGCGGCTCAGCGCGTGACTTTTCTGGATGATGCGAGGCCCCATGGTTCACCATAGCGCAGCGTTTTCGTTCCCTGCCTCTCGACTTTCCGGGTCGAGACGAGTAGGAACAGCCCCAACATACCCGCAATCGGCGGGCGCGGCGCTTTGGCCCGCATCATCCATCACTTTCGAAAGACCACTTCATGACTGATTTCGACGCCATCGTTCCGGCGATCGCTGAGGCCTTGCGCAAGCGCGGCTACGACACCCTGACACCCGTGCAGCAGGCCATGATCGACCCCGAACTGGAAGGTCGCGATGCGCTCGTCTCCGCCCAGACGGGCTCTGGCAAGACGGTTGCCTTCGGTCTCGCCATGGCCCCGACGCTGCTGCCGGAAGGTGGTCGTTTCGAGCGCGCCGGTGCGCCACTCGCCCTTGCGATCGCGCCGACCCGTGAACTGGCCATGCAGGTCATGCGTGAGCTGGAATGGCTCTATGCCGAGACCGGCGCCATTATCGGCTCCTGCGTCGGCGGCATGGACATCCGCAATGAGCGCCGGGCGCTTGAGCGCGGTGCCCATATCATCGTCGGCACACCGGGACGCCTGCGCGACCACATTACCCGCCGCGCGCTCGATCTGTCCCAAATGCGTGTCGTCGTGCTCGACGAGGCCGACGAGATGCTTGATCTCGGCTTCCGCGAAGACCTCGAATTCATTCTGGAAGAATCGCCCGACGATCGCCGCACTCTGATGTTCTCGGCGACCGTACCACGCTCGATCGCCGATCTCGCCAAGAGCTACCAGCGGGATGCGCGCCGCATCGAGGCCGTATCCGAACAGAAGCAGCACGTCGACATCGAATATCGCGCGCTGATGGTCGCCAATCCCGATCGCGAGAATGCCATCATCAATGTGCTGCGCTTCTATGAAGCCCGCAACGCCATTGTCTTCTGCTCCACTCGCGCTGCCGTGAACCATCTGACGGCACGCCTGCACAATCGTGGCTTCTCGGTCGTGGCGCTGTCCGGCGAGCTTTCGCAGAACGAACGCACCCATGCGCTGCAGGCCATGCGCGATGGCCGTGCGCGCGTCTGCATCGCGACCGACGTCGCGGCCCGCGGCATCGACCTCCCCGGTCTGGAACTCGTCATTCATGCCGACCTGCCGACCAATTCCGAAACCCTGCTGCATCGCTCCGGCCGCACAGGCCGCGCCGGCAACAAGGGCGTCTCGGCACTAATCGTGCCGAACAGTGCCCGTCGCAAGGCCGAGCGCCTGCTGGGCGGCGCCAATGTTCGCCCGACCTGGGCGCTCCCGCCCTCCGCCGACGAAGTCCAGGCCCGCGACGATGAACGCCTGATGGGCGATCCCATGCTGACGGAAGTGATCACCGAAGACGAAGCGCCGATGATCGCATCGCTGATCGCGACCCACGGCGCCGAACAGGTGGCTGCGGCCTTCCTGCGTCTGCAGCGCGGCAAGCGTTCAGCACCGGAAGATCTGATCCCGGTCAGCCTCGAAGCCGGAAAGGCTCGCAAGGAGCCGGACTATGCCAACCCGGCGAACTCGGCGACCAAGCCGCGTGGCGATTTTGGCGCCAGCGTCTGGTTCTCCGTATCCGTCGGCCGTCGCCAGCATGCCGAGCCACGCTGGTTGATCCCGATGCTCTGCCGCAACGGCAACATCACCAAGAACGAGATCGGCGCAATCAAGATGCAGCCGGAGGAAACCTTCGTCGAGATCGCCGAAAGCGCGCTCGACACGTTCCTCAGCGCACTTGGTCCGAACAAGGCGCTCGAGCGCGGCATCACCATGGCGCAGCTCCCCGGCATGCCGGACTTTAATGCCGCGCCGAAGGAACGCGCAGCCCGGCCGCCGCGCGAAGATGGCGATCGCAAGCCCTTTGGCGACAAGAAGCCGTATGCCGACAAGAAGCCTTACGGCGAAAAGAAAGCCTATGGCGACAAGGCACCCTATGGTGAAAAGAAGCCGTTCGGGGACAAGAAACCCTATGCCCGCAAGGACGACGGCCCTGCCCGGCCGCCGCGCGACGCCATGGCGGTGACGGATTCGGAAGTCTGGGGCGACGCGCCCAAGCCGAAGCGCACCGACTGGAGCGACGACAAGCCGGGTTTCAAGAAGAAGCCGAAGGGTGCCTCGAATTCCTGGGACAAGCCTGCCAAGCCCGACTGGGCCGGCAAGCCGAAGGGCGACAAGCCCGCCTTTGCCGGCGCTGGAAAGCCCAAGGGCAAGTTCGACGACCGTGGCCCATCGGCAGGTCCAAAGAAGAAGACCTTCAAGCCGAAGGGCTGAGCAGCCCCTGGTCGCAGGGAGGCGCAGCAGCCCTCCTTCAAGACATGAGCCGGTTGCCTTACGGCAGCCGGTCAACCTCCTGCCAGACGGAACAACCACCCCCATTTGCGCATTCCCTGCGCGGCAAGGGACGGTGGAACAATGGCAGAAGTCGCGAATGAAACTCACGAATCGGCACGGGTAAGCCGGTTTCTCGTCGGCCTTGCACGCGGGCTTGCCGGAGCCCTGCTCTTCTCCATCCCCATGCTGATGACGATGGAGATGTGGTTCTTGGGCTTCTACATGGACCGAGAGCGGCTTCTGCTGCTGCTCGTTCTCAATCTTCCTCTCCTCATCGGGCTCTCCCACCGCATCGGTTTCGAACGGACCGCCACCTGGCGCGAGTCGGCCCGAGACGCGATCGTCGCCTATGGCATGGGCGTGGTGGCCAGTGCGTTGATCCTCGTGCTGCTCGGGGTGATCAAGTTCGGCATGGCGCCACGCGAATGGGTCGGCATGGTGGCGCTGCAGGCGGTGCCGGCGAGCATCGGCGCATTGCTCGGCCGAAGCCAGCTCAGCATGCAGGACGAGGAG encodes the following:
- a CDS encoding CreA family protein, producing MSIRKATAAAVILASTATPASSEVVGKVGVDWVGNDIVIEAMTDPEVKGITCHVTYFDRSIIDRLSKGNWFEDPSNNSIACRQTGPIEIGDIDLSDDGEEVFREGLSIIWKSLVVNRIYDKKNDTLIYLAHSRQVVEGSAKMAISTVPLFNQTVVWTSGKPN
- a CDS encoding 3'-5' exonuclease translates to MSISPFSGKTIAIDFETATEARASACSIGLAFIENGRVVRVEERLIRPPENRYSPFNIAIHGIRPEHTAHAPEFADVMLEFAADFEGARMIAHNASFDFSVLRACLDFSGLEYPELSYLCSVKLAQRHWPDLGSHRLNVLAAHLGFSFQHHNAAEDARICAEACLAMALEAEVEDLFDLALKLGLNPGRLHRQGYDACSFARKPKKKALALQA
- a CDS encoding GNAT family N-acetyltransferase: MTQSHPHPSRHDRAWPKGLTIRARSLTDAAAIADLHNLPGYRWGTMRLPYHSVEEIRRGIEQQPADVRSLVAVLDGMVVGDIALLPAKGRRAHVATLGMGVHDNYTRRGIGRALLGEAIGIADDWLNLRRLELTVYADNHAAIALYESFGFTVEGRMADYAFRGGTYVEALAMARLSA
- a CDS encoding DEAD/DEAH box helicase; its protein translation is MTDFDAIVPAIAEALRKRGYDTLTPVQQAMIDPELEGRDALVSAQTGSGKTVAFGLAMAPTLLPEGGRFERAGAPLALAIAPTRELAMQVMRELEWLYAETGAIIGSCVGGMDIRNERRALERGAHIIVGTPGRLRDHITRRALDLSQMRVVVLDEADEMLDLGFREDLEFILEESPDDRRTLMFSATVPRSIADLAKSYQRDARRIEAVSEQKQHVDIEYRALMVANPDRENAIINVLRFYEARNAIVFCSTRAAVNHLTARLHNRGFSVVALSGELSQNERTHALQAMRDGRARVCIATDVAARGIDLPGLELVIHADLPTNSETLLHRSGRTGRAGNKGVSALIVPNSARRKAERLLGGANVRPTWALPPSADEVQARDDERLMGDPMLTEVITEDEAPMIASLIATHGAEQVAAAFLRLQRGKRSAPEDLIPVSLEAGKARKEPDYANPANSATKPRGDFGASVWFSVSVGRRQHAEPRWLIPMLCRNGNITKNEIGAIKMQPEETFVEIAESALDTFLSALGPNKALERGITMAQLPGMPDFNAAPKERAARPPREDGDRKPFGDKKPYADKKPYGEKKAYGDKAPYGEKKPFGDKKPYARKDDGPARPPRDAMAVTDSEVWGDAPKPKRTDWSDDKPGFKKKPKGASNSWDKPAKPDWAGKPKGDKPAFAGAGKPKGKFDDRGPSAGPKKKTFKPKG
- a CDS encoding TIGR02587 family membrane protein — its product is MAEVANETHESARVSRFLVGLARGLAGALLFSIPMLMTMEMWFLGFYMDRERLLLLLVLNLPLLIGLSHRIGFERTATWRESARDAIVAYGMGVVASALILVLLGVIKFGMAPREWVGMVALQAVPASIGALLGRSQLSMQDEEDDEDDSDPSQEVSTGYLTELFMMAVGALFLSLNLAPTEEMILLAYKMTIWHALALIALSMMLMHGFVYALAFKGSHSLQEDTPVWHAFVRFTIPGYVVALAVSLYSLWTFGRLDDLGTTEAVLTLVVLGFPAAIGAAAARLIL